A region from the Salvia splendens isolate huo1 chromosome 15, SspV2, whole genome shotgun sequence genome encodes:
- the LOC121767347 gene encoding brassinosteroid-responsive RING protein 1-like — translation MGFPVGYTDLFLPKLLVSLLTILGFFRKFTHALLSILGFADFLEPAAASYRHHEPRSVSAALIRELLPVVKFSDLAAPPESCAVCLYEFDGEDEIRRLVNCRHIFHRSCLDRWMDHDQKTCPLCRTQFVPEEMQAAFNEKLWLASGISDLYGEYLPISSDL, via the coding sequence ATGGGCTTTCCAGTAGGATACACGGACCTTTTCCTCCCCAAATTGCTCGTCTCCCTTCTCACAATCCTCGGCTTCTTCCGAAAATTCACACACGCTCTTCTCTCCATCCTTGGCTTCGCCGATTTCCTCGAACCCGCAGCGGCGTCGTATCGCCACCACGAGCCGCGCTCCGTCTCGGCGGCGCTCATCCGCGAGCTCCTCCCGGTGGTGAAATTCTCCGATTTGGCGGCGCCGCCGGAGAGCTGCGCGGTCTGCTTGTACGAATTCGACGGCGAGGATGAGATCCGGCGGCTGGTGAATTGCCGGCACATATTCCACCGGAGCTGCCTCGACCGATGGATGGACCACGATCAGAAGACCTGCCCGCTCTGCCGCACGCAATTCGTCCCCGAGGAGATGCAGGCCGCCTTCAACGAGAAGCTCTGGCTCGCCTCCGGCATTTCCGATCTCTACGGTGAATATTTGCCTATTTCCTCCGATTTGTAG